A genome region from Glutamicibacter arilaitensis Re117 includes the following:
- a CDS encoding transcriptional regulator: MNKPSSNAQFDELIHAPIRLRICASLAPVQWAEFAHLRGILDVADSVLSKHLKQLADAGYIGIERFTKLGRSHMRVSLTKSGRQAYVSHVAALREITAGG; encoded by the coding sequence ATGAACAAGCCATCTAGCAATGCGCAATTCGACGAGCTGATCCATGCACCCATCCGGCTGCGCATTTGCGCCAGCCTCGCCCCGGTGCAGTGGGCAGAATTCGCGCACCTTCGCGGCATCCTCGATGTCGCCGACTCCGTCTTGAGCAAGCACCTCAAGCAGCTCGCCGATGCCGGGTATATCGGCATCGAGCGGTTCACCAAGCTGGGGCGCAGCCATATGCGCGTTTCGCTGACCAAATCCGGACGCCAGGCCTATGTCAGCCATGTGGCGGCCCTGCGGGAGATCACGGCGGGCGGATAA
- a CDS encoding phosphatase PAP2 family protein, translated as MRSSWYFRQGGRSRGTQALWMVFGLIVAMFYFTRRVLVSLHAGGWARDLDEPVYRWIAENQSPFLFSASDFLYFWGSTPGMIMIMLVIIALLSWKTRSFWPLATVAFTALVSVLLTVILKTSLQMPRPQGVPGGPAPPQTFSFPSGHTLNSAALIGISCYLAIVYGLRRYAYLISIVAALFVLAMGASRIYIGHHWVSDVLVGLLIGAAWAAVVAILHYYFVPRPRVTSSVRGSVRR; from the coding sequence ATGCGATCTTCTTGGTACTTCCGGCAAGGTGGACGGTCCCGCGGCACTCAGGCGTTGTGGATGGTCTTCGGCCTGATCGTTGCCATGTTCTACTTCACCCGCCGTGTGCTGGTGTCCCTGCATGCAGGCGGCTGGGCCCGGGATCTGGATGAGCCGGTCTACCGGTGGATCGCGGAGAACCAGTCGCCCTTCCTGTTCTCTGCCTCGGATTTCCTGTATTTCTGGGGATCAACCCCGGGCATGATCATGATCATGCTGGTGATCATCGCGCTGCTGAGTTGGAAGACGCGCAGCTTCTGGCCATTGGCCACGGTGGCATTCACCGCGCTGGTCTCGGTCCTGCTGACCGTTATTCTCAAGACAAGCCTCCAGATGCCGCGTCCCCAAGGCGTTCCCGGAGGCCCGGCGCCGCCGCAGACCTTTTCGTTCCCCAGCGGGCATACGCTGAACTCGGCGGCGCTGATCGGCATCTCCTGCTACCTGGCGATCGTCTACGGATTGCGCCGCTACGCCTACCTGATTTCCATCGTCGCGGCGCTATTCGTCCTGGCGATGGGCGCTTCACGCATCTACATCGGACACCACTGGGTTTCAGATGTCCTGGTGGGGTTGCTGATCGGCGCCGCGTGGGCCGCGGTGGTGGCGATCTTGCACTACTACTTCGTGCCGCGTCCGCGCGTTACTAGCTCAGTACGCGGATCGGTGCGCCGCTAG
- a CDS encoding 23S rRNA (pseudouridine(1915)-N(3))-methyltransferase RlmH: MTIKVLAVGKKHESWVDEGISRYEKRLKKPFNLTWQLLNHSSRENDAARTEESARILAKIDDRDFVVLLDERGKNVDSPALANTLRTPIDASRNVVIIIGGAYGVDASVHARANFIWSLSKLVFPHQLVRLILTEQLYRAQDILAGGKYHHV, translated from the coding sequence ATGACAATCAAGGTGCTGGCAGTTGGCAAGAAACACGAATCCTGGGTGGACGAGGGAATTTCCCGCTACGAGAAGCGGCTGAAGAAGCCCTTCAACCTCACTTGGCAGCTGCTGAACCATTCTTCGCGCGAAAACGATGCTGCCCGCACCGAGGAATCCGCCCGCATCCTGGCGAAAATCGATGACCGCGATTTCGTGGTGCTGCTCGACGAGCGCGGAAAGAACGTGGACTCCCCCGCGCTGGCCAATACTTTGCGCACCCCGATTGATGCTTCGCGCAACGTCGTGATCATCATCGGCGGCGCGTACGGCGTGGACGCATCCGTGCATGCGCGGGCCAATTTCATCTGGTCGCTTTCGAAGCTGGTCTTCCCGCACCAGCTGGTGCGCTTGATCCTCACCGAGCAGCTCTACCGCGCGCAGGACATCCTGGCAGGCGGGAAGTACCATCACGTTTAA